One segment of Clavelina lepadiformis chromosome 2, kaClaLepa1.1, whole genome shotgun sequence DNA contains the following:
- the LOC143447160 gene encoding uncharacterized protein LOC143447160 isoform X3, whose product MSEKPSGLKAPSKISKLATKSSGIKPPSSSAKSASAPSGTQEDGDNFIIGDRVLVSGTKPGQVSFLGETQFAPGHWAGVVLDSPVGKNDGCVGGIRYFQCEPLHGVFARPNKLVKAKDTQKNGSAKTPENNKPSVAKPKTSTTKTPKAVALTAANLKAAGVGGSERPKSGIRSPASSIRSLKLGTTSSTRAAPKTGASDIKIGDRVVVGETKIGAVRFIGETEFAKGCWVGIELDEPVGKNDGSVAGKRYFSCTLNHGLFALIHKVQKVGFPATTPSRTKAAVGSAVKKRPGVRSPGSSNASVSSISSISSISKRPAKLRTEVSSRYKQKTAATGVQALQEALEEKQQHVESLMAERDMERNQMMEVNLTAAEKHAQLSKLQEAHENYMKEKEQELDSLRALIEEADRDKVQLSQELEESKRNVEDLQFQVEEGQICKDDLESDLLQLRGRYKEMGSSLHIERNRSTSLQTSLEETRASTVGDKSELDEQQRSLEAANGKIEELSLQLNEAQKEQPKVSEDDSRVFELEEQLVEARAGLEEQEDAIDKMKAKLKSIEEEKLELLNAVQDLESNATDMDELARASEAGAEQIRKLEQDLEDARQKCDGLNSSNAQLQQQLDEILQSSGDSNAQVKSLSETLHAKESKILELQSLLQESASAIKSLKNENDKHVSDSKSSESKIDELLQKNLDFEEKYKMLLSERDNRENELLASLQQDKEQLTNLENEKRTFEAMCGELETKASVFENEVTEIKSKSTEAENEWKLRFDSLEKEKDEAVKLQSGSEEQIVRLSEQLADLHKSHNNTKQMLENMSQQSGQETQHLLEQLNTAQEELTETNRKLKELQQEKDFAQRGLAELEGICSSIKEEKLKLHSQLEESETKLSQFSELKEDEIKELEDAKLILDHNLADALVRHKQETNDKDQHIAELRRSLSIAEEDKTAAFKASDGLQTALDNTKDKNQNLEHDITMKNNDLQNVTNSLNEFEQKYEHLQKESESLTNQIQTLKHNLDSALTSCDELRNNNSSLTRNLEEIQALITEKDTNIAGLETDISALKKNKDEQTAEIIKLKTSLGSLEKTKSGLQDDLARYSELSSESENKLQASLEQIKQFYVEVDSLKAENASREEESSKKLAEAHIEISNLKQDLLKVEEEHRSTVKNFEEATANCDVINGQLQELSGSLHEKEDHLHRMKVERDRLKSLLTESEENSKSDDAQRMKVTDELEQTKSSLSEASKKVNSLQTTLDDSEVARNSLEASLALVEANCAGLNCKLVESNDDVEEKAKIIQALEKEKDLLTIESTKLNESLISSSDKVASLVEENSTKDAELVKIKENLHEKSEQAHNLQQQLDLKSNEQERLNEKVAHLNADMSSMREKLEASVAESEARNQRAVESVNALRNIETEKRTLEEKLKSITEQQGSVEQKSFQYLDKIQTLEKANGQLSSDIELQVDAYQKLQTIFDEIFNERDKLLAKCRDLETTLDNAHQEKLSTETLHRNKVKEMEDRENELQNEIKKNVEAFDTLKQKSEADENTLKLQIDDMDSLMSKLKDSEQRCTELGENVSKHLQDISNLQNEITGRTERQQKQNEEILHLKEICEEKSRTAEKLDKDLSDRNEEFKALVNEKENLQTNLDGLKTMLQETQVKLESYMKENETLNQNLNHVKSENTELVAKMQMNGEDLQKEMARISEEKVELKSNCDKLTAEIDAVKSELSTVTASSEQLRADLSKLRSDKEFVDNLLQSKTSEYGELHIRFSTLSVDNENFQTELATADSKLQDLSTEFTALKTAHDALTSELLTASSEKEALSQKLTESTELCRTHSSDLDATKSMNISLEEELSTLKTEISHFKKTIESMENALNDSKNKETRLQSNIEEITKARDQVISELDTAKQTLCNIETAKSALEENHQRLLKDLETSKGSADVQTQALSGQVNSLQQQLEQAQAEKVQLSSQITSLQSDLEVEKQGHVDAQDQLTEAEQHRIKLDDEKNFLRTELIKLQEGLSLKEAELQELKTERANFSSKNEELEVAIKEKEIKINEIIKVSEEEKEKLSMELEKINNELKQVQMEKSTLSTDLNEENKTLKVEMELLRSTNVKTDSDSQVKIESLLKERDEVLSEKKKFEDDLKELTAQLKIRDEEHVALSADKNKVSTELEKTSKELSLANQKFLSLQEDMKRLNGDERSHSEHISILEEEKKNLSSEKEALWAKLSKMEKSTPSLEARENALKKEFAAERNSLQKSLDITTSLVEEKNKEMEACRNEITYLKGEQVMLASLKSSVTQLEAEKLKLSERLQRTENELAMSKPTQANVNTAASEPADGSQVDFLNKVIFDQQLKMETLHKRITELENMALNGDDELDDTYDEGEHKRPAPRLFCDICDVFDQHDTEDCPTQSMGSTEMDHGADHHYTRGQERAYCDDCEEFGHWTENCEEQEMY is encoded by the exons ATGTCTGAGAAACCTTCAGGTCTAAAAGCGCcatcaaaaatttcaaaactcgCCACCAAATCAT CGGGAATAAAGCCACCTAGCAGTTCCGCCAAATCTGCTTCTGCTCCTAGTGGCACACAAGAAGATGGAGATAACTTCATAATAG GTGATAGAGTTCTAGTGAGCGGGACAAAGCCGGGTCAAGTTTCGTTTCTCGGAGAGACACAATTTGCTCCGGGTCATTGGGCTGGCGTTGTGTTAGATTCACCGGTTGGCAAAAACGATGGGTGTGTTGGAGGCATTAGATATTTTCAG TGTGAGCCTCTACATGGTGTATTTGCTCGACCAAATAAATTGGTGAAAGCCAAAGACACACAAAAGAATGGCTCAG CTAAAACTCCTGAAAACAACAAACCAAGCGTTGCAAAACCAAAAACATCGACGACAAAAACACCGAAAGCCGTCGCATTAACAGCAGCAAACTTGAAAGCGGCCGGGGTTGGAGGAAGCGAGCGACCAAAATCAG GTATACGAAGTCCAGCTTCATCAATAAGAAGCCTCAAATTAGGCACAACAAGCAGCACCAGAGCTGCCCCTAAGACCGGTGCATCTGATATCAAAATCGGTGACAGAGTTGTGGTGGGCGAAACAAAGATAG GCGCTGTTCGTTTCATTGGCGAAACTGAGTTCGCTAAAGGATGTTGGGTTGGCATTGAATTGGATGAGCCTGTGGGAAAGAATGATGGATCTGTTGCTGGGAAGAG GTATTTCTCATGCACCTTAAATCATGGACTCTTTGCGCTAATTCACAAAGTTCAAAAAGTTGGATTTCCCGCCACAACTCCAA GTCGGACAAAAGCTGCCGTAGGCAGTGCCGTGAAGAAAAGACCCGGTGTGAGGTCACCAGGGAGTTCAAATGCATCTGTGAGCAGCATAAGCTCTATATCAAGCATAAGCAAAAGACCTGCCaag CTTCGAACTGAAGTGTCGTCCCGATACAAGCAAAAAACGGCTGCCACTGGGGTCCAGGCATTGCAAGAAGCACTTGAGGAAAAACAGCAACATGTTGAATCTCTGATGGCTGAGCGTGACATGGAACGAAATCAGATGATGGAAGTTAATCTCACAGCAGCAGAGAAGCACGCTCAGTTGTCTAAACTTCAGGAAGCTcacgaaaac TACATGAAAGAAAAAGAGCAGGAATTGGACTCGCTGCGAGCTCTCATCGAAGAAGCTGATCGGGATAAAGTTCAACTCAGCCAGGAGCTGGAAGAATCAAAGAGGAATGTGGAAGATCTTCAGTTTCAAGTAGAGGAAGGGCAGATTTGTAAAGATGATTTAGAG TCTGACCTGTTGCAATTGCGAGGCCGATACAAAGAGATGGGAAGCAGTCTTCATATTGAACGAAACAGGTCAACCAGCTTACAGACCAGCCTGGAAGAAACCAGG GCCTCAACAGTTGGCGATAAGTCGGAATTAGATGAACAACAACGAAGCCTTGAAGCAGCCAATGGAAAGATTGAAGAACTATCTTTACAGCTAAATGAAGCTCAGAAAGAGCAACCTAAG GTTTCCGAAGATGATTCCCGCGTCTTCGAGTTGGAGGAGCAACTCGTTGAAGCTCGAGCAGGCCTTGAAGAGCAGGAGGATGCGATTGATAAGATGAAAGCGAAGTTGAAGTCAATTGAGGAAGAGAAATTAGAATTACTCAACGCGGTTCAGGATTTG GAATCGAATGCGACGGATATGGATGAGTTAGCAAGAGCTAGTGAAGCTGGTGCTGAACAAATCAGAAAACTAGAGCAAGACCTTGAAGATGCAAGGCAAAAG TGTGATGGACTGAATTCCTCTAACGCACAGTTACAACAACAATTGGATGAGATTCTACAAAGTTCCGGTGACAGCAATGCTCAAGTGAAAAGCTTGAGTGAAACACTTCACGCCAAAGAAAG TAAAATTTTGGAGCTTCAGTCCCTTCTGCAAGAATCAGCATCTGCAATAAAGTCCTTAAAG AATGAAAATGACAAACATGTTTCGGATAGTAAATCTTCAGAGAGTAAAATCGATGAACTCCTGCAGAAGAACTTGGACTTTGAAGAGAAATACAAAATGTTGTTGTCCGAAAGAGATAACCGAGAAAATGAGCTCCTTGCATCTCTTCAGCAAGATAAAGAACAATTAACTAATTTGGAAAATGAAAAGAGGACATTTGAAGCAATGTGCGGCGAACTTGAAACAAAAGCGTCCgtttttgaaaatgaagtTACTGAG ATTAAGTCGAAAAGCACTGAAGCTGAAAATGAATGGAAATTAAGGTTCGATTCCCTCGAAAAGGAGAAAGATGAAGCCGTAAAACTTCAGTCCGGCAGTGAAGAGCAG ATTGTCAGGTTGAGTGAGCAATTGGCCGACTTGCACAAAAGCCACAACAACACGAAACAAATGCTTGAGAATATGAGTCAGCAGAGTGGACAGGAAACGCAACATCTGTTGGAACAATT AAACACTGCGCAAGAGGAGTTGACTGAAACTAATAGGAAACTCAAAGAATTGCAGCAGGAGAAAGACTTTGCGCAGAGG GGCTTAGCAGAGCTGGAAGGAATATGTTCAAGtatcaaagaagaaaaattgAAGTTGCACTCACAGTTGGAGGAGTCTGAAACAAAACTATCCCAGTTCAGTGAG TTGAAGGAGGATGAGATTAAAGAGCTAGAAGATGCTAAACTCATCCTGGATCACAACCTTGCTGATGCACTGGTTCGTCATAAGCAGGAAACTAATGACAAGGATCAACACATTGCTGAGCTGCGGAGAAGTTTAAGTATTGCTGAAGAGGATAAAACCGCTGCGTTTAAAGCTTCCGATGGTCTCCAAACTGCTCTGGACAACACCAAGGATAAAAATCAGAATCTTGAacatgacatcacaatgaagAACAATGATTTGCAGAATGTTACAAACtctttaaatgaatttgaaCAGAAATATGAACATCTTCAAAAGGAAAGTGAATCACTGACGAATCAAatacaaacattgaaacacAACTTGGACTCAGCACTGACATCGTGTGATGAACTTAGGAACAACAATTCAAGTTTGACACGAAACCTTGAAGAAATTCAAGCTCTGATCACAGAGAAGGACACGAATATTGCTGGGCTTGAAACTGACATTTCTGCTTTAAAAAAGAACAAGGATGAACAAACTGCAGAGATTATTAAGCTTAAAACATCTCTTGGCTCCTTGGAGAAGACAAAATCTGGTCTGCAGGATGACTTGGCAAGATACTCAGAATTGTCAAGTGAATCCGAAAACAAACTACAGGCAAGTCTTGAGCAAATAAAGCAGTTTTATGTGGAAGTGGACTCTTTAAAAGCAGAAAACGCTTCAAGGGAGGAAGAATCTTCCAAGAAGCTTGCAGAAGCTCACATTGAAATTTCAAACCTGAAACAAGATCTTCTTAAGGTTGAGGAGGAACACAGATCAAcagtgaaaaattttgaagaagCAACAGccaattgtgatgtcataaacggACAACTACAGGAACTCTCAGGAAGTTTGCATGAAAAGGAAGATCATCTTCATCGAATGAAAGTGGAGAGAGACCGGTTAAAGTCTCTCCTGACTGAGAGTGAGGAAAATTCAAAATCTGATGATGCGCAGAGGATGAAGGTCACAGATGAACTGGAACAAACAAAATCGTCACTGTCAGAAGCATCAAAG AAAGTGAACAGCCTGCAGACAACGCTTGATGATAGCGAGGTTGCTCGTAACTCACTCGAAGCATCTCTTGCACTAGTTGAAGCGAACTGTGCTGGCCTCAATTGCAAACTTGTTGAATCAAATGACGACGTTGAGGAGAAAGCCAAG ATCATTCAAGCATTGGAGAAGGAAAAAGATTTACTTACGATAGAATCAACAAAACTGAATGAAAGTCTGATTTCCTCCAGTGATAAAGTCGCTTCTCTTGTGGAAGAAAACTCAACAAAGGATGCAGAGTTGGTGAAGATAAAGGAGAATCTTCATGAAAAGAGCGAACAAGCTCACAATTTGCAGCAGCAGCTTGACCTAAAATCTAATGAACAGGAGAGACTAAATGAAAAG GTTGCTCACTTGAATGCTGACATGTCCTCAATGAGAGAGAAACTTGAAGCGTCTGTAGCGGAGAGTGAAGCGAGAAATCAGAGAGCTGTGGAGAGTGTAAACGCTCTTCGCAACATCGAGACGGAGAAGCGGACACTGGAGGAGAAATTGAAGAGCATCACTGAGCAGCAAGGAAGTGTTGAGCAG AAATCATTTCAatatttggacaaaatccaaaCTCTTGAAAAAGCCAACGGCCAACTTAGCTCCGATATTGAGTTACAAGTTGATGCTTACCAGAAATTACAAACTATTTTCGATGAAATTTTCAA TGAGAGAGACAAACTGCTGGCAAAATGCCGTGATTTGGAAACCACCCTTGATAACGCCCATCAGGAGAAGTTAAGTACTGAAACTTTGCATAGaaataaagttaaagaaaTGGAAGACCGTGAAAACGAGTTGCAGAacgaaataaaaaagaatgtGGAGGCTTTTGACACTTTAAAACAG AAATCTGAAGCGGATGAAAACACGTTGAAATTACAGATAGACGACATGGATTCCCTCATGAGCAAACTGAAGGATTCTGAACAACGTTGCACGGAACTGGGTGAAAATGTCTCAAAACACTTGCAAGATATCAGCAATTTGCAGAATGAAATTACAGGCCGTACTGAGCggcagcaaaaacaaaacgaaGAAATTCTTCACCTGAAAGAGATCTGTGAAGAAAAGTCTCGAACTGCAGAAAAACTGGACAAAGATTTAAGCGACAGAAATGAAGAATTCAAAGCCCTTGTCAATGAGAAAGAAAATCTTCAAACCAACCTGGATGGGTTGAAAACCATGTTGCAGGAGACACAAGTGAAGTTGGAATCCTacatgaaagaaaatgaaactttaaatcaaaatttgaaTCATGTCAAGTCCGAAAACACAGAACTCGTagcaaaaatgcaaatgaACGGAGAGGATCTGCAGAAAGAGATGGCTCGGATATCCGAAGAAAAAGTTGAACTGAAATCAAATTGTGACAAATTAACCGCAGAGATAGATGCCGTTAAATCCGAACTGAGTACGGTGACAGCGTCATCTGAGCAACTTCGAGCTGATTTAAGCAAACTCAGAAGTGATAAGGAATTTGTGGATAATTTGTTACAGAGTAAAACGTCCGAGTATGGTGAACTTCACATCAGGTTTTCCACTCTATCAGTTgacaatgaaaattttcagaCTGAATTAGCAACTGCCGACTCAAAATTGCAAGATTTATCGACCGAATTCACTGCCCTAAAAACTGCCCATGACGCACTTACCTCTGAACTACTTACTGCCTCTAGTGAGAAAGAAGCCCTTTCCCAAAAGTTAACCGAATCGACTGAATTATGTCGCACTCATTCATCCGACCTTGATGCTACAAAATCGATGAACATCTCGCTTGAAGAAGAATTATCAACattaaaaactgaaatttcacatttcaagAAAACTATTGAATCCATGGAAAATGCACTTAACGATAgcaaaaataaagaaacacGTTTGCAATCTAACATAGAAGAAATTACCAAAGCTCGAGACCAAGTGATCAGTGAACTTGACACTGCAAAGCAAACCTTGTGCAATATTGAAACTGCCAAATCAGCGTTAGAAGAAAATCATCAACGATTGTTGAAAGACTTGGAGACCTCCAAAGGATCTGCCGATGTTCAGACCCAGGCACTCAG TGGCCAAGTCAACTCCTTGCAGCAACAGCTGGAGCAAGCTCAAGCGGAAAAAGTCCAACTTTCTTCCCAGATAACATCCCTCCAGTCTGACCTTGAAGTGGAAAAGCAAGGTCATGTGGATGCTCAGGATCAGCTCACAGAAGCAGAACAACATCGCATCAAACTTGACGATGagaaaaattttcttcgaaCCGAACTTATCAAGCTTCAGGAAGGTCTCAGTTTGAAAGAAGCAGAATTGCAAGAATTGAAAACTGAGAGAGCAAATTTCTCTTCGAAGAATGAAGAGCTAGAAGTAGCCATAAAAGAAAAGGAGATAAA aataaatgaaattataaaagtaaGCGAAGAAGAAAAGGAAAAGCTATCGATGGaacttgaaaaaataaacaatgaattaAAACAG GTTCAAATGGAAAAGTCAACCTTGAGCACAGActtaaatgaagaaaataaaacactcAAAGTTGAGATGGAACTACTACGCTCTACCAATGTCAAG ACTGACTCCGACAGCCAAGTTAAGATCGAGAGTTTGTTAAAAGAGAGAGATGAGGTTTTGTcggaaaaaaagaaatttgaagATGACCTAAAAGAACTCACTGCTCAGTTGAAAATTAGAGACGAG GAGCATGTGGCCCTGTCTGCcgataaaaacaaagtttcaaCAGAATTGGAGAAGACTTCAAAAGAGCTTTCTCTTGCTAACCAG AAATTTCTGAGTCTGCAAGAAGACATGAAACGTCTCAATGGTGATGAAAGGTCACATTCAGAACACATCTCGATTTtggaagaagaaaagaaaaac cTCTCGTCTGAAAAAGAAGCACTGTGGGCAAAGTTGTCAAAGATGGAAAAAAG CACACCCAGTTTGGAAGCAAG AGAAAATGCTCTGAAGAAGGAATTTGCAGCCGAACGAAACTCTCTTCAAAAATCTTTGGACATTACGACCTCTTTGGTGGAAGAAAAGAACAAAGAAATGGAAGCTTGTAGAAATGag ATCACTTATTTGAAAGGTGAGCAGGTCATGCTGGCGAGTCTTAAATCGAGTGTCACCCAACTTGAGGCGGAGAAACTCAAGCTGAGTGAGAGACTTCAACGAACTGAAAATGAACTTGCTATGAGCAAACCAACTCAAG CAAA